The Anaerotignum propionicum DSM 1682 sequence TGATACTGACCCATCATCCTATGCTGCTTTTCCGAAAAATAGACAGGATCATAAAAAACGATGCCTTGGGCAAACGGATTTATAAGTTAATTGAAAATGAGATTGCGGCACTTTCTGCCCATACAAATTTGGATGTGACAAAGGGAGGTACAAATGATGTTCTTGCGGAAATCATTGGCCTTACCAATGTGGAAATTTTGAAGGGAACATATACAGAGGAACTACGAAAGATTGTTGTTTATGTACCCCAAAGTCACTTGGAAGTTGTGCGGGAAGCAATGTGTAATGCTGGAGGTGGGCATATTGGTGGGTATTCCCATTGCACCTTCCAAACCCAAGGAGAAGGAACCTTTTTACCCTTAGCGGGAGCTTCACCTTATATTGGTAAAGAAGGGGCTTTAGAGAAAACAGCAGAGTGCCGATTGGAAACCATTGCACTGTTAAATAAGGTGGATGGAATTATAGAAGCCTTGAAGGCAGTACACCCCTATGAGGAAGTGGCTTATGACATATATCCCGTGGAGCAAAAGGGTAAAAAAGAAGGGATTGGCCGCATCGGCGACTTAGAAAAGCCAATGCTTTTTTCTGAATTTGCAAAACGATTAAAGGATAAGCTGAATATAGATGATATCCTTCGCCTTGTGGGGGATCCTAACCAAGAAATAAGGCGAATAGGCCTTTGTACAGGCAGTGGTGTAGAATTTATGGCGGCGGCAAAGAAACAGGGTGCTGACTTGTATTTAACTGGAGATTTGAAATTTCACGAAGCCCAAAAAGCCTTGGAAATGGGTCTTTGTGTAGGAGATATTACCCATTATGCCAGTGAAGTAATTATCGTACCTATTTTACAAAAAGCATTACAGCAGGAAGCAAAAGAAAAAGGATGGACACTAGAGGTGGTATGCTCTAAGGTGAATGGGCAGACTTTTTGGTCAATTTGATGATATAGGAGGAGATGTTTTTGGAGCAGTTACAGATTAATGTTATGGGTAAGAGCACTATGGTTGAGGAAGGAATTACTTATGGAGCGTTAGCAAAAGACTTTCAGGATTTTTGTATAGGCAATATTATGGTAGCGAAGCAAGGAAACCGCCTTCGGGAACTACGCAGTGCCATTCATGAAAGTGAGCCTATTTCATTTTTTGATATATCAGATGAAGAGGGAAAACGAATATATCATAGAGGTGTATCATTTTTGTTGGCAAAAGCCGTTTGGGACTTGTATGGAAAAGATGCCGCTTTGATTATTGAGCATTCCTTAAGAGGAAATTTATATTGCGAAATTGTCAGTGAAAATTTAACCATTGACAATGTTTTATTAAAACGCCTGAAAGAAAAAATGGACGAATATGTAAAGGCCAACTTGCCCATTGTGAAGCATACCTTCGGTAAACATAAGGCCATAGGCATTATGAAAGAGCAATGTATGCAGGATAAGGTTGAGCTTCTGCGTTTTCGTCGTGCATCAAATGTGAATCTGTATGAAATGGACGGTTTTTACGATTATTTTTATGGTTATATGCCATTTTCAACAGGGGTATTGGGGGTATTTGAGCTGATACTTCATGAAAGTGGATTTATGATTTGTATGCCCAGCACCCTAAATCCTGATTGCATCCCTCCATTTGTAAACCCTGAAAAAATCAGTGCTGTCTTTATGGAGCAAATGAAATGGTGCAAGTTAATGGGCGTTGCCAATGTGGCGGATTTGAACAATATACTAGTAAGGGGAGAATTCGGTGAATTAATCAGAATTAATGAAGCGCTCCATGAAAAGAAAATTGCACAAATTGCAGATCAGATTTTTCATCGTATTGATCAGGTAAAGATGGTTTTAATTGCGGGACCTTCTTCTTCCGGTAAAACCTCTTTTGCAAATCGATTGTGCATTCAGCTTCGTGCGTTAGGGGTTCGCCCTCACAAAATATCTCTGGATGATTATTTTGTGAATAGAGACTTTACACCTGTGGATGAGCAAGGAAATAAAGATTTTGAGAGTATTTATGCTTTGGATTTAAAGCAATTAAATGAGGATTTAAAAAATATTATTGTGGGCGATCGGGTTGAAATGCCTTCCTTTAACTTTTTAACGGGAATGAGAGAGTATAAAGGGAATTATATTCAGCTGGATCAAGATGAAATTTTAGTAATTGAAGGCATTCACGGATTGAATGATATGCTGACCTCAGAAATTCCTAAAGAAAATAAGTTTAAAATATTTATTAATGCAATCACCCAGTTAAATATTGACGACCATAACAGGATTTCCACTTCTGACAGTCGTTTGATTCGTCGTATGGTTCGAGATAATCAGTTTAGAGGCAGAGATGCGGCGGCCACCATTGAGTCTTGGAATATGGTGAAAAAAGGTGAGGAAGAAAATATTTTTCCTTATCAAGAAAATGCCGATGCAATTTTCAATTCAGCTACGATTTATGAGTTGAGCGTATTAAAGCAATATGCAGAGCCTTTATTGTTTGCAGTAGATGCTTCAAAGCCTGAATATATTACTGCCAAACGTTTAATTAAGTTTTTAGGGTACTTCCTTGCAGCACCTGGTCTTGAAATTCCCAATAATTCGTTGATTAAGGAATTTGTTGGAGGCAGCTGTTTCAAGGTTTGACAATAGAAACGGGATGTCGTATAATGATATCCGTGAGTAAGCTGGATGGTCGCGCCCCATAAAGGTGAGGAAAGTCCGGGCTTCATAGAGCAGGGTGCCGGTTAACGACCGGTGGAGGCGACTCTAAGGATAGTGCAACAGAAATAAACCGCCTGTATATGCAGGTAAGGATGGAAAGGTGGGGTAAGAGCCCACCGCTTCTCTGGTAACAGGGGAGGCTCTGTAAACCCCACCTGAAGCAAGACGAAATGAAACGTGAGGACTGCTCGTCCTGTTTCAATCATGTCGCATGATGCTGTTGGCAACAACAGACCAAGATAGATGACTGTCCACGACAGAACCCGGCTTACATGGCTTGCTCACGATATTTTAAGTATTCACCCTCTGAAATCATTGATTTTAGAGGGTTTTTTACGTTTTTCGATAAAACATAAAAAGTACTTATTGTATCGTTTTTACAAGATATAATGCCGGGTTCCTAATTTGAAATACTCATTTATTTGCCGTATTAGATTTTCTTCATTATACTTAGGATTAGATGAAATGGCAATATAAAATTTATACGAAAATATTTGCGCACGGGTAAGAAAACATATTTTTAAATAGAACAGATCAATCTTTATAAGATAAGTCAGTTTTATAGGTGGGTAAATCATTTGATATATTAAGTATTTATAGTTTTAAAAGTATCTACATCATAAATACATTTTATTGAAAAATTTGGAAAAGGTATTTTATTTTGCGGTGAACTGTGATATAAGTTAGTATATATGATTGACAAAATTCAACAATTATGGAGGAAATTATGGGTGGGCAGACTAAAATAGGGGCAAGAAGTTTAAGTGATAATGAAATTAAGTTAATTCTTCCAACATACGGTAAAATAGAAGACCAGATAATAGAAATAAGAAACTCTTCAGCAGATGCTGATACTGATATGCAAAAGACCAATAATATAGGAATAATGGGGAAAAGAGGTGCAGGTAAAACATCTGTTTTAAAAACAATAGCTAAAAATTTAAAGAAAGAAAAAAATATTGAAGAAAATGGGGATATTGTGTTAGATCTGATTATTCCTGAAAACATGTCAGAGGCAAGTACGCTTATGGCTACAATACTTGGGTTATTTAAAAGTAATGTTGACGAAATAGTCAGAAAAGAAGATAAAAGAACTAATGGATGTGGAGTGAATAAAGAAAATGATTTGAAAAGGGCCTATGATGAAGCGATAAAACAATATGCATATATACAAAAAGATTATAGAGATATTTTGATACAAGAGTTTAGCAGTGAGCCCGAGTATCTTAAAAAAACTACACAGGTGTTCAACTCAGATATTGAATTTATTAAAAAGCTTAATACCGTTATTGGTTTGCTGATTAAAAAACGCAAAAACGAAGTTAAGGGGAATCCTTTAATAGTAGTATTTATTGACGATATTGACTTGAGTACAAGACGGTGCAGTGATGTGGTAAAGACACTGCTATCTTATTTATCAAGTCCATACATATTAACGTTTATTTCAGGAGATTTGGATACCTTTGAAGAGGCATTAACATTGGAATTTTTAAGACAAGAGGGTTTTATTACTTCAGATGCAATGAGGCAAGAGTTTTTGAATGAAAAAAATGGGTGCTTGCTAGATAGAAAGAAAATTCAGGCGTATGAATATCTAAAGAAAGTGGTACCTCCTGTGTATCGTCACAATATCAAATTATGGTCGCTTGAACAAAGGGGAAAGTTTAATATATCTATAGATGGTAAAAATGAAGGTTCCTCTCTTCGTGAGTTATTAAAGAAAGCTCTAGATAGATGTGAGAATCATAATACAGATGGGAAGTCTCGCTTGTTTGATGTTGTTATGTACCCTGATATTGTTAATGAAGAGAAGGTTAATAAAACTTTAATGCCGTTATACTCATATCATCTTTTTGATAATACTTCAAGAGGACTAAATAATGTTTATAATGTATTATTACAAATTGATGAAGATCAAGAACTTGATTTTTCTACAAGGAAAATTTTAATTGAAACAATAGTTTCCTCCAACCCTATTTATAATAAAAATAGAGTTGAATTGTTTGAAAATGTTATTTTATTTGGAAATACCCAAGCGGGTACGACTATAAGATGGGATAACCTAATACAATTAATATATTCTAACAAAGAGAACCAAATAATAAAATCACCGGTAGAAAGATTCTCACTATTTCTGTTAGTTTATTTCTCTGCAAATCTTTTAGAATTAGAATATAATAACAACTTTTCATTCGAATTTGCTAAGATTTCTACAATAAATACTTTGATAAAGAATCCTATTATCTCAGAAAATTTATTAATGATAGATGAACCCTTCGATTTAATGAAGGAGTATCTAGATTATTGGGGATATATGCAAGAGGGTGAAACACACATTAATAGAGTTGATAATAAGGGGAAGCAGAAAAAGAGTACCGTTATAAATTACTCGTTTGACTTGATCATAAATTTTTTAATCAAAAGCAACTTTGAATTCTCCTTAAATTTCTACCAGATATTGAGTCAGCGTTCTTTCGATTTTTTAGAGCTTGCAGATTATGATTACAAAAATAAGAAGAATAGGTTAACCACAAATGTCACTTCAGCTATACGAAATAAAAATATACTTTCGGTCTACCAAGCGTTTTGTAGTTATAGTGATATTAATATCGATAAAAATAATATTGCTAAATATGATATTTCTAAATATATTGTTGGTTTATATGATGGATTTGGACTTGAATTTGCTTATCTACAAAACAATATATACAGGGATAAAGCATTATTTACTATAGATGAGTTATTATCTGAACACATATATTCTTTGGGTGATGTAAAATATCGCTTGCTTCTTAATACTATAAAGCAAGAGATTATTAAGTTCTTTACTGGACAAGGTTTTAATAGAGAATTTAATAGTTCTGAATTTTTAAATTACTTAGACCCGTCTGAGGAAAAGAGAGCATCTATAATTAAATCCATAGATTCTAAAAATTTATGGGATCATACAATGGCGGATAGTATTAAAGCTTACATAAATAAAAATATTAGCGTAAATATGATTAGAATTTGTAATTCTTTAGATAATGAAGAACCAAAATCATTTGTGGATATAACAAACTTTTTCAGTAATTCATGGCAGGATTTCAAGAAAATATATACTGGTGCAACATATACAAAAGCAATTAATACAAAGTTCAACATTAATCATATATTAAATAAAGTAAATAAGACTGTTGAGGGTAAATCAGAATTGGACTATTACAATTTTACTTATTATAATGCCCCAAAGCATGGCATTGGTTTATTAGAAATTATTTCTAATTTAGCACATAATAATAGAGTTAGATATGGACAAGCAGAAGCTCAGCAAATGTTTAAAGATTTATTATACAACTCAACAATTATAATTGACGAAAAAAATAAAGAAAAAATCGAAGAAAAGAACAAACTGATTTTGAATATCTATTATTTATGTATGTGGAAATATAATAAAAATATCAGTGTTAATGCAGAAATGCTCGTTAACTTTGTTAAAGAAATTGAACAATGCCAATTGGAAGTGAACGATGTTATGAAAAAAGATTTTCTTAACAACGTTACGGTTTTTGGAGACAAAATTAATATGGATGAGTTTATCGAACTATTTAAATAAGCTTTTAAGGAGAATTTATGATAAACAATGCTATTAACAGATTTTTAGGTATTCTATGTTATCCATTGATTTCATTGAAATTCCAAGAAAGTAACATGTTGGATAAATATTTTAATGAAATAGAAAATCGAAAAAAGATTAAAAGAACAATTCAAGATGAGTTGATTTCATATTTACAGTTGCGTTATCCAATATACTCATATGATGAAGTATTCCTTTACTTAGAAAAGTGTTATCTTTATAAAATTTATGAAAATATTCAATTCCAAGGAAGTTTTGGATGCTGTATGAGTAAAGTTTCTGATTTAGCTAAAGCGCTTATTTCACAAAGAGACGGCAAACTTGTGTTTAAATACTGGGAAAATGAAAATGATTCGGATTTTCTGGGGGGATTTTCAGGTAACAACAAAATTCTTTTGTTTCATAGCTTAAATCGACATATTTCAATGGATTTGGTTGCAATAAAGTATCTAATAGACAATGGCGTAAAAGATGAAAGCCATCTACATAATTTCTATGGAAGAGTAGCTGTTTCCGATATGCAGTTGGACACAGTGTTGCAAAAAGGAATTGCTGAGAATCATTTACATAGTGGGGCATCTCGCTCATTTTTAAGTGTATGGGAAGGTTTAATGAGTCCTTTTAATAAAAAGTCAATTGGAGAGTTTGAAAAATTGGCGAGTTTATTAAATGATAAAAAGTATGTTTTTTATGTATTGTGTTGTGGAGTTTTAAGAGTCATCATGGCTAACATAATAGCTCATAAAATAAAGAGTATTGAGGATCTAAATCCAGTTTTTTTGGAATTTTGCAAGTGCAATTTAGAAAAAATATATCAATTCCAAAAAGAAGATATATATGGGTTCTTTATTGACATATGGGATAGAATTTATTACGAGGGATTATTGGATGAAGATGATAGCAGTACAAATATTATTTATAGAATTTTTAATGTTAATGAAAACATCAGCACTTCTGGAGAAAATGTATTCCTTTTTAATGTATTGTCCGGCACTGACAACCCATCTTGCGGTATTGAAGAAGGTGCTCTATCCTATTTAAAGCTTGCGTTTTTAAAGTATATTTGCATAAAAAACACTATATTTCAGAAGTTGGTTCAAAGGAAATCCATAAAGGGTTTGGACTACTTCCAGCTTCAATTTTATTCTAAAAATTCAAAAGCTGGTTTAATAAGGAATAATAAATTCTGGGAAACGGCAATGAGAGAACAATTTCAAAATAATAATCTTTCTAAGGTTGAGTTCAGACGGAGTATCCCAGATAGGGAAAGAGACTTTAGGAAAGATATTGTTGAATTTTTAAAAAGCTATCGGAAAATACTTAGGGAAGACTACTGCCTTATGGAAAAGGAATTCTTTATAACTAATTCCAATCAACCAGAGGTAAGATATAAATATATACCTATAAAAAAATTTCCCCAAGTAGGCCTTGTATATCATCTTTTGAAACGGGAAGATGATACATTTCCAGAAAAATGCTATTACTTAGGTGAAGGCGATTCAGAGAAAAATTATTTAACATTTGGTAAACGTAAAGAAGAATATCAAAATCTAATAAATATATTAAAAGATGCAAGGAATTCTCATAGTGAGTTAAGCAGATATATAGTTGGTTTAGACGCAGCGAGTTTAGAAAACTCTACACCTGTGTGGGTATTTACAAGCATTTATGAAAATGCTAGAGACAGTAGTAATGAGCCTTTGTGTATAGGAGGTGGTATGAACAATAATTTTCAAAGCTTGGGATTTACATTTCATGCCGGAGAAGATTTTAGACATATCCTCTCAGGATTGAGGAGAATAGACGAGGCAGTGAGGCATTTGAAATTTCATGCCGGTGACCGTATAGGACATGCAATAGCACTTGGAATTGAGTGTGAAAATTGGGTTAGAGAGAATAAATATGTTGTAATGCCAAGAATTGAGGCCTTGGAAAATTATATTTGGGCATATGATATTTTAAGTACAGTTTATAGTGATTTTAATACCTCAATTATTGCATATCTCGAAAACAAGATATATACTCTTTCGAAACAAATATATGGGAATACCGAAGGATTAACGACATCTGTGCTGGTAGACGGGTATAAAAAAATGTTCTCAAAAAATGATCATTTTGTATGTATTGATTCAAAGTACAATAAATCTTGTGAGCACATAATGGCAGAGAAGCCGATTATATGGAATAGTGAAAAGTTGTTTATAGCAAGACACTGCAAGAAATTCGTCATAGAGATGAATAAGCCAATTAATTTTGAAGTGACAGAGCAAGATGTGGCTATAGCAAAGCACTTGCAAAACGTGATTAGAAAAAATATCAGTAAGATTGGAATTGTTGTTGAAATTAATCCAACTTCAAATATAACCCTTTCTAATATTGATAATTTGACAGAGAATCATATTTATAATATAAACCGGTTTTCTTATGATGCTTCAAATATAATTGCATGTGTTAATGCTGATGACCCATCTATATTTAATACCGATGTATCCAATGAATTGGCATACGTTTATTATGGAATGATTGAAAAAGACGTGAGTAAAGAAGATGCGTTAAAGTGGATTGAAAAACTAAGAAAGAATGGGATTGATTCATCATTTATAAGACGTACCGAGTCTGATGAGAGTATACTTTTGAAACTTGATGAATTAATTGAATCAATATAATAGATAAAGAAATTATATTCTAAAAAAGCGTACAAAACACATTCAGTGTTAAATACGCTTTTTTTATAACAGTGTTCTGTTACGATAAATTATTTTGAAGGAGATGATAAAAGAAAAAACCTAAGATTATATGGTTAACATATAATCATTAGGCTTTTTGAGACTAAGCAACGAATTTAAGACAATCTCTTAAATCATCGATTTGAAAGTGTATGTAGGGTGCCAGCTCATTTATGCTGGAGTGTCCTGTGAATTTAATGATTTTTTCTGGTTCGTTTTTTCTGGATAGCATGTCCATTACAAATGTATGTCGAAAAATATGAGAGGAAACTTTGTTTTGATCAATATTTATATATTTAAGCACACGCTTTATCATATTATTGAATGCGCTTTTTGACAGGGGGTCTCCCTTATTACTTAAAAATATTTTATCTGCTGTATGTGGGCAGGAAGTATGATAACTGGAAAGAGCGTTGCAAAGCTCTGGGGTAATTGGTATTGAATAAGCCTTACTCCCTTTTACATTTCTAACCACCATTGTTTTTTCAATAAAATCAAAGTCCTCAAAGCGTGCTTCTCTTACGCTGGAACCTCGTATTCCTGTTGTCAGCATTAACAATACTATGCAATAATCTCTTAATTTGTCAATGTGGTTGCTTTCTATAATTTTTTCAAGAAGCAAAGTACATTCTTGTTGGGATAAATACTTAATTTTGTTTTGTATTTCACCGTTTATGTTGGAATAACCATTTTTTTTGGTTCTATTTATAACTAACTTTTGGGCTAAATTCTCTATTTTGAAGTGGGACTCTAAAAATTTATAGAGAACAATTACACTGTCTAGTTTTCTATCTTTTGTTTTTGCACAGATTTGTTGTTTGGATACCTTATTTACTAGATAAATTTTATAACTTTCTAAAATTCTTAAATCAATGTCCTCAATATAAACTTTGCTAGGATAATTGTTTTTTAAAAACTCTATAAACTGGGATATATCTGTAATATAGGCTTTCATCGTCGCTTGTGAATTTTCTCTGGCATAAAGGTAAATTTCAAATTGCTTCAACATTTTAATAAGTGTTAATTTTTCTTTATTCATATATAAAACCTCCGAATTTTTCTTTTATTATGAGTGATGGCATTCATTTGGATCACTGTATAGAAAGACTTATACACCGGAACAAGTATATTTTAACAGAGCAGGAAGTGTATCAATATAAATTCCTTGCTCGGTTATAAATTCATTTCTTAACTGGATTGGATTTATATCCAGATTGTTTAATGCTTTTATGTATCTTGCAAAAGTATTTACGGCATAAGATTCCTTTGCATCATTAATACTGGTTTGTTCAATACATTCTAAGAATTCTTTTAATTTTTTCTTTTTGTCTGCTCTATAAGTGCTGAGGTCTATTATTTTAGCGGAATTCTCTTTTGTTCTATAGCTCCCATTAAAAATAACAGGCAGAACAGAATGATTAAAATAAGCTTTATTCATTTCTTCGGAGAGGTAATTATCTAAAACATCAGCCAGACCAGTATTGCACTTGTGATTGGAAATATAACGCCTTTTTAATTGAACTTCAATTCTGAGCACATCTTGTTCATAGGTTTTGGGGGATCTATGCTTATCATGGAGTTCTTTATTTTTATCATAGATTATTATTTTTCTACTTTTGTTTGCAAATTCAACTGAAGTTTTATAAAATGTGCTTTTGGTAAAGTAACCCCATTTCTGGTACGATTTTTTAATTAGATCTATATATGCTTGTCTAATCGTGTTATCAGGAATTATAAGATCTCTCTTGAAATCTATTCTCTGCAAAATTAACCTCGGATTATCTGCTAGAGAGAAGTTATTAGCGAAGTCCGATAATTTATTATATATAACCTCGAGATCTGCGTTTGTTGCTGTACCTTTATTCAGCAACTCCTGTAGGTTAATGTGTATTATAATGTACCAGTTTTCATGGTCTACTGTCTCATAGGGATATTGCCGTCTGAAATAAATAGTGGCTTTAAGGCCGGTTTCTTTAAATAAAATATCAGTATGTTTAAATTCCTCCTCTCTTTTTTCAATATAAATTATGTCCTGTGGTGCCAGGGTGTACTTTAACTGCAATGTGTGTACCATGATTTATCTTCCTTTCTTTAAGTAATTGATACCAACTTACTAATATTTATTTATTTTTTAGAAGACGCATATTTTGGTGATTATATGCGTTTAAAAGACCTGCTACTACGGGTCGGGTATAGGATTGCATAAATTTCTGGAAAAGTAAAGAGCTCAAGGAGGGGGTAGAACACCTTGTATGGAAAAGGGTGTTCGAGCAACGGATAAATATGCTTTAGTACTGTCTCATAGGGATATTGCCGTCTGAAATAAATAGTGGCTTTAAGGCCGGTTTCTTTAAATAAAATATCAGTATGTTTAAATTCCCCCATTCTTTTTTCAATATAAATTATGTCCTGTGGTGCTAGGTTGTACTTTAACTGCAATGTGTGTACCATGATTTATCTTCCTTTCTTTAAGTAATTGATATTAACTTACTAATATTTATTTATTTTTTAGAAGACGCATATTTTGATGATTATATGCGTTTAAAAGACCTGCTACTACGGGTCGGGTATAGGATTGCATAGATTTCTGGAAAAGTAAAGAGCTCAAGGAGGGGGTAGAACACCTTGTATGGAAAAGGGTGTTCGAGCAACGGATAAATATGCTTTAGAAGTGTTTATTGCATAAAAAAAAGCCCATTTTTGGGCTTTAGAGCTTCAAAGACGATCTTGAAGTTTTTTCAATTCTCTTATTTGTTGCAACAAGTAATCTTGTAAGGGGGGGATTAATGCGTCATAAATTTCTAATAATTCAATTGTACTAGAAGCGAATTTAGGCAGAAACATTTTACCAGTTCCGGTTGTGAGCCATTCTTCGTTCACATTATAAACTTTGCAAATCAATTTAATATAGGCTTCTTTTATTTGCCTTTCTCCCGTCTCAAAACTTGCGTAAGTCGTCTGATTCAGTCCTAGCGCTTGGCAAAAAACTCTTTGGCTGAGGCCTAATTCTTTTCTTAATTCTTTCAGTCTCTCTTTCATTCAACCACCTCTAGGTAAATGTATCATAAATTTGAACTCATTGCAATCAGAGTGAAAAATTGTTGACACAATTAACTCAATGGGATAATATTATAATAAATATTAACTCAAAGAGATTTGGAGGCGAGAAAAATGCGTAGAGATATCAATAGAATTGAGGAAGGGAGACGAGAAATCAAAATTGCTTATGAAACTTTGTCTGAGCCATTGCAACTACATATTTTAAGTATTGCACACTTACTTTTAACAACGCAAAAACTTGTATTGGAATCGAAAGAATAAAAGAGCCTCATTGGAATGAATTTAAAATTTGAATGGCTTTTAGGATTGCTAAACTTTCTATAACAAAAAGCGTAAATTATTATCCCTAAATTTTACGAATTATCCCAGATGGAAGATTTATTGTTGTATGCTGACTTTTTGCAAAGTTAGTTACTAAACTAAAGCGGTGTCAAACCATATGAGAAAGAGGAGAATTTATGAAGAAATCATTTAGACTATTGACAACAGTTGCACTATTAACTTGCGCAATGTGCTTTAATGTGTACGCCCAAACAATCGTGACCCAGGATAGTTATATGGGTGAAAAATTGACAGACTTTAAGATTGAAGTAACGGAATTGGCCTCGAAATCTACTGAAGTAATCAATTATGATGGCGAAACCTATTCTACGGTTGTTTATACTGTGCCCCAAGGTGCCAGACTAACCTTCCAAATTGATAAATTGGATTATCCTCCTATGTTGACAATGGCCAGTTACAAGGGTGAGGATTGGAAGATGGTAGAAAGAGGGGTCATTCTTTCAGACGGGACTTACTATACAGCTGGAAGAGATCCGGGAGAATTGGAACCAAACACACAAGTTTTCTATGATTTAAAGGATGCAAGTTATGGATATGTTCTTGGGCCTATATCACCTTATAAATACAATTCGGACATGCCAGAGAGTGGGGGCGAAACTGTTCTTTGCTTCATAAAAATTGCGGGAAATAAAAATATGACCCCAGTTAAGGTTGAGGAAAAGAAAGCTTCTGTTACTTCAGTAAATTTAAATGTAGCAGGAAAAAATATACCAACTGAGGCCTACAATATAGACGGAAGCAGTTATTTTATGTTAAGGGATGTAGCCATGGCATTAAAGGGAACCCAGTATGAGTTTAGTGTTCAATATGATAAGGATGCAGATAAAATCATTACCACTACTGGGGGAAGCAAGTATCAAGCAACAGGAAGCGAACTGAAAATTGGCAATAAACAAAATAATGCTACTGCA is a genomic window containing:
- a CDS encoding Nif3-like dinuclear metal center hexameric protein encodes the protein MLATVKDIVTFLEGIAPPNLAESWDNTGLAVGDNEHPVKKVLVALDVIDSVIDEAVEIGADLILTHHPMLLFRKIDRIIKNDALGKRIYKLIENEIAALSAHTNLDVTKGGTNDVLAEIIGLTNVEILKGTYTEELRKIVVYVPQSHLEVVREAMCNAGGGHIGGYSHCTFQTQGEGTFLPLAGASPYIGKEGALEKTAECRLETIALLNKVDGIIEALKAVHPYEEVAYDIYPVEQKGKKEGIGRIGDLEKPMLFSEFAKRLKDKLNIDDILRLVGDPNQEIRRIGLCTGSGVEFMAAAKKQGADLYLTGDLKFHEAQKALEMGLCVGDITHYASEVIIVPILQKALQQEAKEKGWTLEVVCSKVNGQTFWSI
- a CDS encoding nucleoside kinase, giving the protein MEQLQINVMGKSTMVEEGITYGALAKDFQDFCIGNIMVAKQGNRLRELRSAIHESEPISFFDISDEEGKRIYHRGVSFLLAKAVWDLYGKDAALIIEHSLRGNLYCEIVSENLTIDNVLLKRLKEKMDEYVKANLPIVKHTFGKHKAIGIMKEQCMQDKVELLRFRRASNVNLYEMDGFYDYFYGYMPFSTGVLGVFELILHESGFMICMPSTLNPDCIPPFVNPEKISAVFMEQMKWCKLMGVANVADLNNILVRGEFGELIRINEALHEKKIAQIADQIFHRIDQVKMVLIAGPSSSGKTSFANRLCIQLRALGVRPHKISLDDYFVNRDFTPVDEQGNKDFESIYALDLKQLNEDLKNIIVGDRVEMPSFNFLTGMREYKGNYIQLDQDEILVIEGIHGLNDMLTSEIPKENKFKIFINAITQLNIDDHNRISTSDSRLIRRMVRDNQFRGRDAAATIESWNMVKKGEEENIFPYQENADAIFNSATIYELSVLKQYAEPLLFAVDASKPEYITAKRLIKFLGYFLAAPGLEIPNNSLIKEFVGGSCFKV
- a CDS encoding tyrosine-type recombinase/integrase; amino-acid sequence: MNKEKLTLIKMLKQFEIYLYARENSQATMKAYITDISQFIEFLKNNYPSKVYIEDIDLRILESYKIYLVNKVSKQQICAKTKDRKLDSVIVLYKFLESHFKIENLAQKLVINRTKKNGYSNINGEIQNKIKYLSQQECTLLLEKIIESNHIDKLRDYCIVLLMLTTGIRGSSVREARFEDFDFIEKTMVVRNVKGSKAYSIPITPELCNALSSYHTSCPHTADKIFLSNKGDPLSKSAFNNMIKRVLKYINIDQNKVSSHIFRHTFVMDMLSRKNEPEKIIKFTGHSSINELAPYIHFQIDDLRDCLKFVA
- a CDS encoding phage/plasmid replication domain-containing protein; the protein is MVHTLQLKYTLAPQDIIYIEKREEEFKHTDILFKETGLKATIYFRRQYPYETVDHENWYIIIHINLQELLNKGTATNADLEVIYNKLSDFANNFSLADNPRLILQRIDFKRDLIIPDNTIRQAYIDLIKKSYQKWGYFTKSTFYKTSVEFANKSRKIIIYDKNKELHDKHRSPKTYEQDVLRIEVQLKRRYISNHKCNTGLADVLDNYLSEEMNKAYFNHSVLPVIFNGSYRTKENSAKIIDLSTYRADKKKKLKEFLECIEQTSINDAKESYAVNTFARYIKALNNLDINPIQLRNEFITEQGIYIDTLPALLKYTCSGV
- a CDS encoding helix-turn-helix domain-containing protein, translated to MKERLKELRKELGLSQRVFCQALGLNQTTYASFETGERQIKEAYIKLICKVYNVNEEWLTTGTGKMFLPKFASSTIELLEIYDALIPPLQDYLLQQIRELKKLQDRL